From Endozoicomonas sp. 8E, the proteins below share one genomic window:
- a CDS encoding hydroxymethylglutaryl-CoA lyase → MLPESVRIVEVGARDGLQNLPTPASSETRVELVNLLSQSGLQHIETGSFVSSDYVPQMAGSDQVFKTIKRQSDVVYTALTPNLRGMEDALKAGADEAAVFASASEGFSQKNINCSIAESLKRFEPVMELAKQNSMPVRGYVSCIISCPYDGATTPRQVAEVTKALYQMGCYEVSLGDTVGTGTPLRVKRVLEACCREVSIRHLAAHYHNTYGQALANIYASLEEGLAVVDSAVAGLGGCPYAPGASGNVATEDVLYLMEGLNITTGVQMNKLLEAANFICHQLGIRSHSNTGLALNK, encoded by the coding sequence ATGCTGCCTGAATCTGTCCGCATTGTTGAAGTTGGAGCCCGTGACGGGCTTCAGAATCTACCAACGCCAGCGTCTTCGGAAACCCGAGTGGAGCTTGTCAACTTACTGTCTCAGTCCGGTCTTCAGCACATTGAAACCGGCAGTTTCGTTTCCTCCGACTATGTTCCCCAGATGGCGGGCTCGGATCAGGTATTCAAGACCATTAAGCGACAAAGTGACGTTGTTTACACGGCTTTGACCCCCAACCTCAGGGGGATGGAAGATGCCCTGAAAGCAGGAGCGGACGAGGCTGCAGTGTTTGCCTCAGCTTCCGAAGGTTTCAGTCAGAAAAACATCAACTGCTCCATTGCCGAGAGCCTTAAACGTTTTGAACCGGTTATGGAGTTGGCCAAACAGAATAGTATGCCTGTCAGAGGCTATGTTTCCTGCATTATCAGTTGCCCTTATGATGGTGCAACCACACCTCGGCAAGTGGCTGAAGTGACTAAAGCGCTCTATCAAATGGGATGCTACGAAGTATCCCTTGGAGATACCGTAGGTACAGGAACGCCTCTTCGGGTTAAAAGAGTTCTGGAAGCCTGTTGCCGTGAAGTGTCTATCAGACACCTTGCTGCTCACTATCACAATACCTATGGACAGGCATTGGCCAATATTTACGCATCTCTTGAGGAAGGTCTGGCGGTAGTGGATTCAGCGGTTGCAGGTCTGGGTGGCTGCCCCTACGCACCGGGAGCCTCTGGCAATGTAGCGACTGAAGATGTGCTCTATCTAATGGAAGGTCTGAACATCACAACCGGCGTGCAAATGAACAAGCTTTTGGAGGCAGCTAACTTCATCTGTCATCAATTGGGTATTCGTTCTCACTCGAACACTGGACTGGCTTTAAATAAATAA
- a CDS encoding acetoacetate--CoA ligase encodes MTQLWTPDESRIQSSNLHTFIQSVNESSVRQLTDYHSLYDWSVSDRYAFWENLANFVDIQFHTLPSAICNHDQMPGPKWFPDATLNYAEHMLRHGKDADRATKDALIFRREDGHRTTLSYGELAKAVAAAQAGLKAAGVTKGDRVAAFMPNCPETLIMMLATTALGAIWSSCSPDFGIQGVLDRFGQIEPKVLLGIDGYFYGGKPIQCLEKVQSLQTQIPSIEQTVIVPFLSSGADISLRTSSVLYDDFIIQDIDTPEFVAVDFNHPLFIMYSSGTTGAPKCIVHGHGGTLLQHLKELSLHTNLKPEDTIFYYSTCGWMMWNWLASSLALGTTVVLYDGSPFYPEPRSLIDMAEEEGITVFGTSAKYIAALEKAGVKPAESHSLPKLKTILSTGSPLLHESFDYVYRHIKKDLCLSSISGGTDIISCFALGCPTLPVNKGEIQCRGLGMDVQFVSPEGKPLLEEKGELTCQSSFPSMPIGFWNDPENKNYHKAYFSQLPGVWAHGDFGELTENKGVIIHGRADAVLNPGGVRIGTAEIYRQVEKIEEVLESIAIGQEWKGDVRVVLFVKLRDGTTLNDELISKIKKTIRANTTPRHVPAVVLQTPDIPRTISGKIVELAVRDVVHDKPVANTDALANPEALDYFKKRPELQK; translated from the coding sequence ATGACGCAGCTCTGGACACCTGACGAGAGCCGGATTCAATCATCAAATCTTCATACATTCATTCAGTCTGTCAATGAAAGTAGCGTTCGACAGCTGACTGACTACCACTCCCTCTATGACTGGAGTGTCAGTGATCGTTATGCTTTCTGGGAAAACCTGGCAAATTTTGTCGATATTCAATTTCACACCCTACCCTCTGCCATCTGCAACCATGATCAAATGCCAGGGCCAAAATGGTTCCCTGACGCAACTCTAAACTATGCAGAACACATGCTGCGCCATGGCAAGGATGCTGATAGGGCTACAAAAGATGCGCTGATTTTCAGACGCGAAGACGGCCACCGTACCACCTTGAGTTATGGCGAACTGGCTAAAGCGGTTGCAGCAGCTCAGGCAGGACTGAAAGCGGCAGGGGTCACCAAAGGAGACAGAGTGGCAGCTTTTATGCCCAACTGCCCTGAAACCCTGATCATGATGCTGGCTACTACCGCCCTGGGAGCTATCTGGTCGTCCTGTTCGCCAGACTTTGGTATTCAGGGCGTTCTGGACCGTTTTGGGCAAATCGAACCAAAAGTACTGCTCGGCATCGATGGCTACTTTTATGGTGGCAAGCCGATTCAGTGCCTGGAAAAGGTTCAATCCCTTCAGACACAAATCCCTTCTATCGAACAAACCGTCATTGTGCCATTCCTGAGCAGTGGTGCCGATATTAGTTTGCGAACCTCATCGGTCTTATACGACGATTTTATTATTCAAGACATTGATACACCTGAGTTTGTAGCGGTAGACTTTAATCATCCTCTGTTCATAATGTACTCTTCCGGCACGACCGGAGCCCCAAAGTGCATCGTGCATGGACATGGCGGAACCCTTCTGCAACACCTGAAGGAATTGTCTTTACACACGAATTTAAAACCCGAAGACACTATCTTCTACTATTCTACTTGCGGCTGGATGATGTGGAACTGGCTGGCTTCCTCTCTTGCTTTGGGAACCACTGTCGTTCTTTATGATGGCTCACCTTTCTATCCTGAACCGCGAAGTCTTATAGATATGGCGGAAGAAGAAGGCATCACTGTTTTCGGCACCAGTGCAAAATACATTGCGGCACTGGAAAAGGCCGGGGTTAAACCCGCTGAATCTCACTCTTTACCAAAGCTGAAGACTATTCTGTCTACGGGCTCTCCTCTGCTTCACGAGAGCTTTGATTACGTGTACCGGCACATCAAAAAAGACCTCTGCCTTTCTTCTATTTCTGGTGGCACCGATATCATCTCCTGCTTTGCTTTGGGCTGCCCTACCTTACCGGTTAATAAAGGAGAGATTCAGTGCCGCGGACTGGGAATGGACGTTCAGTTCGTCAGCCCTGAAGGCAAGCCCCTGTTGGAGGAGAAAGGTGAACTGACCTGTCAGAGCAGTTTCCCATCCATGCCCATTGGATTCTGGAATGATCCCGAAAATAAAAACTATCACAAAGCCTATTTTAGCCAGCTCCCTGGTGTTTGGGCCCATGGGGACTTTGGTGAGCTGACAGAAAATAAGGGGGTGATCATTCACGGTCGGGCAGATGCTGTCCTGAATCCGGGTGGTGTAAGAATCGGGACTGCGGAAATTTACCGACAGGTTGAAAAGATAGAAGAGGTACTCGAAAGTATTGCCATTGGTCAGGAGTGGAAAGGCGATGTCAGGGTTGTTCTGTTTGTTAAGTTACGAGATGGCACCACGCTGAATGACGAGCTCATCAGTAAAATAAAAAAAACTATTCGGGCCAATACAACACCCCGTCATGTACCCGCAGTTGTACTACAGACACCGGATATCCCCAGAACAATCAGTGGCAAGATTGTTGAGCTGGCCGTCAGGGATGTTGTCCACGACAAACCGGTTGCCAATACCGATGCCCTGGCAAACCCGGAAGCTTTAGACTACTTCAAGAAACGACCAGAGCTTCAGAAATAG
- a CDS encoding hemerythrin domain-containing protein, whose product MSLLINRLVKDHEHLLRLLDCLDHEVSGYKDDNEHTPRVWLILDALDYLHHYPDCFHHPLESRLLSRLRPGLTDACQRAVMAEVEAEHKEIRQLITSLIERFNALAMDQVIPVNQLLADYQKYVELQRAHIKKENRVLIPAMKDILTEEDFKQVSESLKETSDPLFGSHARESYENLYQFVVGAPVDRVVSKVQ is encoded by the coding sequence ATGTCGTTACTGATCAATAGACTTGTGAAGGATCACGAGCACCTTTTACGCCTGCTCGATTGTCTGGATCATGAAGTATCCGGATACAAGGATGACAATGAGCATACTCCCAGAGTCTGGCTGATTCTTGATGCTCTGGATTACCTGCATCATTATCCAGACTGCTTTCATCATCCACTGGAATCCCGTTTGCTATCCCGTCTCCGTCCCGGACTGACAGATGCTTGCCAGCGTGCTGTCATGGCAGAAGTAGAGGCTGAACATAAAGAAATACGTCAGTTAATCACCAGTCTGATAGAGCGCTTCAATGCCCTGGCTATGGATCAGGTTATCCCGGTCAATCAGCTGCTGGCGGATTATCAAAAATACGTTGAGTTGCAAAGGGCTCATATAAAGAAGGAAAACAGGGTGTTGATTCCGGCGATGAAAGACATTCTGACGGAAGAAGACTTCAAGCAGGTGAGCGAGTCTCTGAAAGAGACTTCAGACCCTCTATTTGGATCCCACGCCCGGGAATCCTATGAAAACCTGTACCAGTTTGTGGTGGGCGCTCCCGTTGACCGGGTAGTTTCCAAAGTACAGTGA
- a CDS encoding CoA-acylating methylmalonate-semialdehyde dehydrogenase produces MSAQINHFIAGLPSAPSVRQLPVFNPATGQQEASVSLASAIEVEVAIATAKQAFEIWRNVTPLNRARLLFKYRELVERHRDQLAEMLTREHGKVLEDAHGDITRGLEVVEFACGIPHLLKGEYTENVGTDVDAWSVSQPLGVVAGITPFNFPAMVPMWMFPLAIACGNTFILKPSEKAPSVPFRLAELMKEAGLPDGVLNVVNGDKEAVDTILASRDVQAVSFVGSTAVAEYIYQKGCHHGKRVQALGGAKNHMVIMPDADLDQAVDSLIGAAYGSAGERCMAISVAVAVGDVADALIERLAPRVKALKVGNGLMSGIELGPLISQEHRSKVSGYVDAGIAQGAKLVVDGRNYSVEGHEEGYFLGGCLFDNVTTDMSIYREEIFGPVLSIVRVPDYETAVTLINDHEYGNGTAIFTRDGNSARQFAHDIQIGMVGINVPIPVPMSFHSFGGWKRSLFGPLHMHGMEGVKFYTRRKAITSRWPIGIRPGAEFVIPTMK; encoded by the coding sequence ATGAGTGCTCAAATCAACCATTTCATCGCCGGTTTGCCCTCTGCCCCCAGCGTACGACAGTTACCCGTTTTTAACCCTGCTACCGGGCAACAGGAAGCTTCTGTTTCTCTGGCCAGTGCCATAGAAGTCGAGGTTGCCATAGCCACAGCCAAGCAGGCTTTTGAAATCTGGCGAAATGTCACACCGCTAAATCGTGCAAGACTTCTCTTCAAATACAGGGAACTGGTTGAAAGACACCGTGATCAACTGGCTGAAATGCTGACCAGAGAACATGGTAAGGTTCTGGAAGATGCTCATGGCGATATTACCCGAGGGTTGGAAGTCGTAGAATTTGCTTGTGGTATTCCTCACCTGCTGAAAGGGGAATACACAGAAAATGTGGGAACTGATGTGGATGCCTGGTCCGTCAGCCAACCTTTGGGCGTAGTGGCAGGAATCACACCTTTTAACTTCCCGGCCATGGTGCCCATGTGGATGTTCCCCCTGGCTATTGCCTGCGGTAACACTTTTATTCTCAAACCTTCAGAAAAAGCCCCCTCAGTTCCTTTCCGTCTGGCCGAATTGATGAAAGAAGCCGGTCTTCCCGATGGTGTTCTGAATGTGGTCAATGGTGATAAGGAAGCTGTTGATACTATCCTCGCCTCAAGGGATGTTCAGGCCGTCAGTTTTGTTGGCTCTACAGCTGTTGCTGAGTATATCTATCAGAAAGGCTGCCACCACGGAAAGCGCGTTCAGGCTCTGGGTGGAGCGAAAAACCACATGGTTATCATGCCAGATGCTGATCTTGATCAGGCCGTTGATTCACTGATAGGTGCTGCCTACGGTTCTGCGGGCGAACGCTGTATGGCTATTTCTGTCGCAGTTGCCGTGGGTGACGTAGCAGATGCACTTATTGAACGCCTGGCTCCGAGAGTGAAAGCCTTGAAGGTGGGTAATGGTCTGATGTCTGGTATTGAACTGGGTCCACTCATCAGCCAGGAGCACCGCAGCAAGGTATCAGGTTATGTGGATGCCGGTATTGCCCAGGGCGCCAAACTGGTCGTGGACGGCAGAAATTATTCTGTTGAGGGTCACGAAGAGGGTTACTTTCTGGGCGGCTGCCTGTTCGACAATGTCACCACCGATATGTCCATTTACCGGGAAGAGATATTCGGACCGGTACTGTCGATAGTGCGAGTGCCTGATTATGAGACAGCGGTCACCCTGATCAATGATCATGAATACGGCAACGGTACTGCCATCTTCACTCGTGATGGCAACAGTGCCCGACAGTTTGCCCATGACATCCAGATCGGCATGGTCGGCATAAATGTACCCATTCCAGTCCCAATGTCATTCCACAGCTTTGGCGGCTGGAAGCGCTCTCTGTTTGGTCCATTACATATGCACGGCATGGAAGGTGTGAAGTTTTATACACGTCGCAAAGCTATTACTTCTCGTTGGCCAATTGGAATCAGACCAGGCGCAGAGTTTGTCATTCCTACCATGAAATGA
- a CDS encoding GNAT family N-acetyltransferase, whose product MINWQWSRFEELTGQEVYSILKARQDVFIVEQDCPYHDADGADQRSLHLSGWGEDGNDLAAYLRIIPPSSPESVVAIGRVITTYSYRGSGLGKELMKRAVEKATELFPGYDLYLSGQAHLQTFYGAYGFKAEGDIYEEDGIPHIAMFLRRF is encoded by the coding sequence TTGATTAATTGGCAATGGTCCAGGTTTGAAGAACTTACCGGGCAGGAAGTATATAGCATTCTGAAAGCCCGACAGGATGTCTTTATCGTTGAGCAGGATTGCCCTTATCACGATGCGGATGGTGCTGATCAAAGGTCTCTGCACTTATCGGGCTGGGGGGAAGATGGAAATGATCTTGCAGCCTATCTGAGGATTATACCTCCGTCCTCCCCCGAATCTGTTGTGGCTATTGGTCGTGTTATCACTACATACTCTTACCGTGGCAGCGGGTTAGGCAAAGAGTTGATGAAACGAGCGGTAGAAAAAGCCACCGAACTCTTTCCTGGATATGATCTTTATCTTAGTGGTCAGGCTCACCTTCAAACATTTTATGGCGCTTATGGCTTTAAAGCTGAAGGTGACATCTATGAGGAAGATGGTATTCCCCATATTGCCATGTTTTTAAGAAGGTTTTGA
- the ald gene encoding alanine dehydrogenase — protein sequence MLVGVPKEIKNHEYRVGLTPAAVKELVAQGHEVIVEMNAGAGIGFTNDCYENAGGTIVKTAEAVFEKAELIVKVKEPQAIERARLRPHHTLFTYLHLAADIPQTQGLIESGATCIAYETVTDANGRLPLLAPMSEVAGRMSIQAGAHCLEKSQSGRGVLMGGVPGVDPAKVVIIGGGVVGQNAAAMAVGMGADVVVLDRSMDTLRQLDARYGNRIKTVFSTHHSIEEHVLTADLLVGGVLLPGAAAPKLVTRDLISRMKRGSVIVDVAIDQGGCVETSRPTTHDDPTFIVNGVVHYCVANMPGAVARTSTVALTNATLPYVLDIANKGTRKALEDNPHLLEGLNVCKGIVTCESVAQVQNLTYRPAFEMLSEI from the coding sequence ATGCTGGTAGGTGTGCCGAAAGAAATAAAAAATCATGAGTATCGAGTCGGGTTAACACCCGCTGCAGTTAAGGAACTCGTGGCACAGGGACATGAAGTTATTGTTGAAATGAATGCCGGAGCAGGTATTGGTTTCACCAATGATTGTTATGAGAATGCCGGGGGTACTATTGTTAAAACTGCCGAGGCAGTGTTCGAAAAGGCTGAGCTGATTGTTAAGGTCAAGGAACCTCAGGCTATTGAAAGAGCAAGGCTACGTCCTCACCATACTCTCTTTACTTACCTTCATCTGGCGGCAGACATTCCTCAGACTCAGGGGCTGATTGAATCAGGAGCTACCTGCATCGCCTATGAGACTGTAACAGATGCTAATGGTCGTCTGCCTTTGCTGGCACCTATGTCAGAAGTCGCAGGTCGTATGTCTATTCAGGCTGGGGCTCACTGTCTCGAGAAGTCTCAGTCAGGTCGTGGCGTGCTCATGGGTGGTGTTCCTGGCGTAGATCCTGCGAAGGTTGTCATTATCGGTGGCGGTGTCGTTGGTCAAAATGCTGCTGCTATGGCTGTCGGCATGGGGGCGGACGTAGTTGTTCTGGATCGCTCTATGGACACTCTCAGACAGCTTGATGCCCGTTATGGCAACCGTATTAAAACCGTATTCTCTACTCATCACTCTATTGAAGAACATGTACTGACAGCTGATCTGCTGGTAGGGGGAGTTCTGCTGCCAGGTGCTGCCGCACCCAAATTGGTGACCAGAGATCTTATCAGCAGAATGAAGCGTGGCTCTGTTATTGTTGATGTTGCTATTGATCAGGGTGGTTGTGTTGAAACGTCCAGACCCACCACCCATGATGATCCTACCTTCATCGTGAATGGTGTTGTTCACTACTGTGTGGCCAACATGCCAGGTGCCGTGGCAAGAACTTCTACAGTGGCACTGACAAATGCAACGCTGCCATACGTTCTAGACATTGCCAATAAAGGTACTCGTAAAGCTCTTGAGGATAATCCACACCTGCTGGAAGGTCTTAACGTCTGCAAAGGCATAGTGACCTGTGAGAGCGTTGCTCAGGTACAAAACCTGACCTATAGGCCTGCTTTTGAAATGCTGTCTGAAATCTGA
- a CDS encoding DUF3301 domain-containing protein: MNVIIWMLLGAAFAWYWADTTKAREIAIVHGRRTCKEMNLQLLDGTVVRYSTRFKRSPDGQMRLARDFSFEFTPDGIQRYPGHIRLLGQYLQVVNLQYTNPEEQQTSNLIISTEYSDDTQPENNNPSDTVDLTNYQDKKRW; the protein is encoded by the coding sequence ATGAACGTTATCATCTGGATGCTACTCGGAGCAGCTTTTGCCTGGTACTGGGCTGATACAACTAAAGCGAGAGAAATCGCCATCGTACATGGCAGACGTACCTGCAAGGAAATGAACTTACAGCTCCTTGATGGGACTGTGGTTCGTTATTCTACACGTTTCAAGCGCAGTCCAGACGGTCAGATGCGCCTTGCCAGAGATTTCAGTTTTGAGTTTACACCCGATGGGATTCAGCGTTACCCGGGTCATATACGCTTGCTCGGTCAATACTTGCAGGTAGTGAATTTGCAATACACTAACCCTGAAGAACAGCAAACTTCGAATCTGATCATTTCTACAGAATATTCAGACGATACTCAGCCAGAGAATAACAACCCATCTGATACAGTTGATCTGACAAACTACCAGGACAAGAAGCGCTGGTAG
- the yeiP gene encoding elongation factor P-like protein YeiP, protein MAYAKDLKKGQIVQIENQYCIVRQQETKSPSARGASTLYKFRFSSIPCGQKLEMTCTGDDQFADVDLLRRTVSLLYREGDEFTFMDSEDYSQYLVNSSTIQEQLPYISDGMEGLTALLVDGQLLAIELPSSIALEIIDTSPAIKGASAAARTKTARLTTGLEVQVPEYLSTGEIIKINTETGKFMSRA, encoded by the coding sequence ATGGCCTATGCCAAAGATCTGAAGAAAGGTCAGATTGTTCAAATTGAAAACCAGTATTGCATCGTCCGACAGCAGGAAACCAAGAGTCCATCCGCTCGCGGTGCCTCAACCCTCTATAAGTTTCGTTTCAGCTCCATCCCTTGTGGCCAGAAGCTGGAGATGACCTGCACAGGTGACGATCAGTTTGCTGATGTCGACTTACTCCGCCGAACAGTTTCACTTCTATATCGTGAAGGTGATGAGTTTACCTTTATGGACAGTGAGGACTACAGCCAGTATCTGGTTAACTCAAGCACGATTCAAGAACAACTTCCCTATATATCTGATGGCATGGAAGGACTGACCGCTCTCTTGGTCGATGGTCAGTTACTGGCTATTGAACTACCGTCATCTATCGCTCTGGAAATTATTGATACCTCTCCCGCTATTAAAGGTGCTTCTGCAGCTGCTCGTACAAAAACGGCACGATTGACTACCGGTCTTGAAGTTCAGGTTCCGGAATACCTGAGTACCGGAGAAATCATCAAGATTAATACAGAGACAGGCAAATTCATGTCCAGAGCATAA
- a CDS encoding DUF416 family protein — MNTHRQYAQFLRQLEKLPAWKLVGVATAVCERSWPNFALFAELTEFGLPEDVRHSLNMLWDNVAGHQSAKNFERLLEKLEPNVPDLDEWEMFGTIPAYDSVISTICAVNCAMEPDAGETASALTLSLSTIGKFIKYTEAEELKGTELQQYVEQHELYQQQIAFIEEVLNQISRSKQSPDVMKQIRALARNEGISHIGISLE, encoded by the coding sequence TTGAACACACATAGACAATACGCTCAGTTCTTGCGTCAACTGGAGAAACTTCCAGCATGGAAGCTCGTAGGAGTCGCAACTGCTGTCTGTGAAAGAAGCTGGCCCAACTTTGCCCTGTTTGCCGAACTGACAGAGTTTGGACTTCCCGAAGACGTTCGACACTCCCTTAATATGCTCTGGGATAACGTCGCAGGCCATCAGTCAGCCAAAAACTTTGAGCGTTTACTGGAGAAACTTGAACCGAATGTACCCGACCTTGATGAGTGGGAAATGTTTGGCACCATTCCAGCTTACGACAGCGTTATTAGTACGATATGTGCCGTTAACTGTGCCATGGAACCTGATGCTGGAGAGACAGCCAGTGCCTTGACACTCTCACTGAGCACCATTGGTAAATTCATTAAGTATACAGAAGCTGAAGAGCTTAAAGGGACTGAACTCCAACAGTATGTTGAACAGCATGAGCTTTATCAGCAACAGATTGCGTTTATTGAAGAAGTGCTGAATCAAATCAGTAGAAGCAAACAAAGCCCTGATGTTATGAAACAGATCAGGGCTTTGGCCAGGAATGAAGGAATCAGCCACATTGGTATCAGTCTAGAGTGA
- a CDS encoding DUF2788 domain-containing protein: MDIDSFESLMMKALLTALVLFMGFIVYDLAKKSKAGKFGTFILFGALCLGVLGFVLKGFLMKTIGG, from the coding sequence ATGGATATAGACAGTTTTGAAAGCCTTATGATGAAAGCCCTCCTGACAGCTCTGGTGCTGTTCATGGGTTTCATTGTCTACGATCTGGCTAAAAAGTCGAAAGCGGGAAAGTTTGGTACATTTATTCTTTTTGGCGCTTTATGCTTGGGTGTACTGGGATTTGTCCTGAAAGGTTTTTTGATGAAAACGATTGGCGGTTAG
- a CDS encoding group II intron maturase-specific domain-containing protein: protein MVGRRTEKSRLRRSIAKLKELLRRIRHDPLHEQVTAINRRLRGHYAYYGLGGNFRSMEKLYRFVDRYWYKMLCSRCRKGKIPWEKYHNLKQLLPLQKPRIMLPFMAMKSMAVL, encoded by the coding sequence ATGGTGGGAAGGAGAACGGAAAAATCCCGCCTAAGACGCAGCATAGCCAAACTGAAGGAACTGCTGAGACGAATACGCCATGATCCGCTGCACGAACAAGTGACAGCGATCAATCGACGGTTGAGAGGGCATTATGCGTATTACGGTCTGGGAGGAAACTTCCGAAGTATGGAGAAGCTTTACCGGTTTGTTGACCGCTACTGGTACAAGATGCTGTGTAGCCGATGCCGGAAAGGCAAGATTCCATGGGAAAAGTACCATAATCTCAAGCAGCTTCTGCCGTTACAGAAACCGAGGATAATGCTGCCTTTTATGGCAATGAAATCCATGGCTGTGCTGTGA
- a CDS encoding reverse transcriptase domain-containing protein: MATGLERVAAKARSYPKLRFTSLAHHITPASLCMNLNKIPHNTSPGVDGLTVEETKKDFKRWLQQTLTSIHRQGYKAPPVKRAWIPKPGKKEKRPLGVPCINDRALQRSVADVLNAIYEQDFLPCSMGGRPRLGAHHALSTFNEVVSGRKVSWVLEADLKNFFGSLDHGWLLRFVEHRVGDPRILNLIRRWLKAGVMEAGELQECEEGTPQGGPISVVLSNLYLHYVLDLWFECKVKPRLKGEAWLIRYIDDFVVCFQYRSDAERFMNVLPQRLEKFALKLEPDKTRLVRFGRFASRGEDDRRRFTSLALRTTAQGI, encoded by the coding sequence ATGGCAACGGGACTGGAGAGGGTAGCAGCGAAAGCCCGGAGTTATCCGAAACTTCGCTTCACAAGTCTGGCACATCATATTACCCCGGCGAGCCTGTGTATGAATCTGAACAAGATTCCACACAACACATCGCCCGGAGTCGATGGGCTGACTGTCGAAGAGACAAAGAAAGACTTTAAGCGGTGGTTGCAACAGACACTGACGTCTATCCATCGGCAAGGCTACAAGGCACCGCCGGTCAAAAGGGCATGGATACCCAAGCCGGGGAAAAAGGAAAAGCGCCCTCTGGGTGTTCCCTGCATCAATGACCGGGCTTTGCAGCGAAGTGTTGCTGATGTGCTGAATGCTATTTATGAGCAGGACTTTTTGCCCTGTTCCATGGGTGGCAGGCCACGACTGGGAGCGCACCATGCCCTGTCCACTTTTAACGAGGTGGTTTCAGGCCGAAAGGTCAGCTGGGTGCTGGAAGCGGACTTGAAGAACTTCTTTGGGAGTCTTGACCATGGATGGCTGCTTCGTTTTGTGGAACACCGGGTCGGTGATCCCAGAATTCTGAACCTTATACGGCGCTGGTTGAAAGCCGGGGTGATGGAGGCCGGGGAGTTGCAAGAGTGTGAAGAAGGTACGCCTCAGGGTGGGCCGATCAGCGTAGTTCTGAGCAACCTGTACCTGCATTATGTGCTTGACCTCTGGTTCGAGTGCAAGGTCAAGCCCCGGCTAAAAGGCGAGGCATGGCTGATCAGGTACATTGATGACTTTGTGGTGTGTTTTCAGTATCGCAGTGATGCGGAGCGGTTCATGAATGTGCTGCCACAGCGACTGGAGAAATTTGCGTTGAAACTGGAGCCGGATAAAACCCGGTTAGTCAGGTTCGGACGTTTTGCCAGTCGTGGGGAAGACGATCGGAGACGGTTTACTTCCTTGGCTTTACGCACTACTGCACAAGGAATCTGA